A window of Arcobacter acticola genomic DNA:
ATGGCAAATAGATTTAGAGAGAAATTAGCAGAGAAAAGATCTAAAAAAGGTTATAAGGAAATAGCTTCTAAAAATAGATTATTGCAACTATTAGGTGAGATACCAGATCATAGAAAAGGTCAAGGTAAACTTCATAAATTGGAACATATTTTGTTTTTGTCAGTTATTGCACAATTAATGGGAGCAGTTAATTATAAAGAGATATGGGTATGGATTACAAAGCATATTCAAGATGATAAAATTAAAAAACTTTTAGGTGTAGAGTTTATAAAAACACCAGGAAGAAGTGCTATTGCAGAGATTTTAGCTGAAGTTAATTATCTAGAGTTAGAAAAAGTTTTTAGAATATGGATAAATGAATTGGTTGATACTTCTAATTTACCACAATT
This region includes:
- a CDS encoding transposase family protein: MANRFREKLAEKRSKKGYKEIASKNRLLQLLGEIPDHRKGQGKLHKLEHILFLSVIAQLMGAVNYKEIWVWITKHIQDDKIKKLLGVEFIKTPGRSAIAEILAEVNYLELEKVFRIWINELVDTSNLPQLAVDGKVMNGSSVNAKQSTQVLNAVLANSGIILAHKKL